From the Synergistaceae bacterium genome, the window CTGAAGCCGATAAACTGGGAAGCCATGGCTACTCGATACATCCGATGTTTCCCTTCAGTAATAAGGAGGGTGATTTCGAAGGGCTAGAAAACGCCACTTTTACTATAGAAGGGACAGCGGGGGGAATAGATGTAATTAAAGAAATCTTTAAAACAACTGACAATAAATGCTGCTTTATAGATAAAAAGCAAAAAATACAGTATCATGCGGCTAACGTTATGGTCTCAAATCTCATAACAGCGCTTATTAGTATCGGAGTCAAATCTTTAGGCAATCTTTGGGACTCAGAAAAAGAAGCATTTGAAGCACTACTGCCCCTTATTCAAGGAAATATTTATAACATAAGAAAAAAAGGTTTTATTGATTCACTTACAGGACCTACGGAACGCAACGATATAGAAACTATAAAGGAACACATGACAGAGCTAAACGGGGATAAACGCTTAATATATGCTCTGCTTACGAAAGAGTTAATAGAAATTTCAAAGGTGAAACATCCTGAAAGGGACTATGCAGAGCTTCAGAAACTTCTTGAGAGCTTTGACTG encodes:
- a CDS encoding DUF2520 domain-containing protein — encoded protein: MKNTLNLRIGFIGAGKAAVTLGAYFRDKGLKISGYSSLKLKSAQSAAKITSSFPFKDIANLISSSEIIFISTPDRDIAEVWQNIKKYNLKGKIICHLSGSLSSSIFSEADKLGSHGYSIHPMFPFSNKEGDFEGLENATFTIEGTAGGIDVIKEIFKTTDNKCCFIDKKQKIQYHAANVMVSNLITALISIGVKSLGNLWDSEKEAFEALLPLIQGNIYNIRKKGFIDSLTGPTERNDIETIKEHMTELNGDKRLIYALLTKELIEISKVKHPERDYAELQKLLESFDC